The DNA window TGTTGGAGGATGATAAGCGGCAATTTGACTCGGCCTGGCAGGAGATGCTCAACCACGCAACACAGCGAGTGAGTGATGCAAAAGTGTGGGACGATAGATTAAAGTGTACcagaaaacactaaaaaaaaaatccatgttttGGTGTGCAGGTGATGGAGGCCGAACAGATAAAAACACGCAGTGAGCTACTGCACAAGGAGACCGCTGCCAAATACACCGCTGCAATGAACCGTATGAAACAGCTGGAGAAGAAGCTCAAACGCACCATCTGCAAGTCTAAGTATGTACAGAACAATCCATTAAATACACAAGCATTCTGTGAAACCATTTAAGCTTATGCATAAGACATGCTACATACGATTATATTGCACACAAAATGGCACAATTGCTAGGTTATTAGTTCATGGGAATTGTAGGTTTTTCTCGGTTCTAGttaatttactagcaatttcagCAGAGATAAACTGGAAGACTAAGTGGGTAGTTTTGTCCATAGTTTATGCTGAGAGTCAAGTGTCAAGACTCATTGTAAACCCAATAATATCTGAGGGGAGCTTTAGTTGAGGGTGGGTTTCTCACGAGTGATAGTGACTCAGCAGGATCATGGGGAAGCTCAACCCTACTTATCTTCTCACTCAGCATTTGCTAACGTGTCAGCATATGTGAACAGTTGCCATGGTGATATGTAGGATGCTATTTATAGCTCTTTACAGTATCTCTAATCgcttctccctctctcctttTCAGGCCCTACTTTGAAATGAAGGCAAAATATTACTTGCAGCTTGAGGTACTTAAAGATGATTTATGGAAATTGTGTTAAAAGTAATACAAGTAAACTgtctctgtttattttctttatcctTTTGGCAAAtagtttttaatcatattttaagattacatttaattttaatttaatcaggtttatgcttaaaactAGGGAAATGCTACCACCTGTATTAAGAACAAATATTGGctctatatgtgtatatatatacacctatgtattttattcaatgttgtttttgtttttttgttttaaatctatTTGCCTATGTTTGGCAGTCAttctttttctcttgttttacaTCATGTTTCCAATGTCAGGTAATTGTTTTTCTGTCCTTACCTCTTAAGCAACTGAAGAAGAATGTGGATGACCTCCAGGCCAAGCTGACACAGGCTAAAGGGGAATATAAGTCTGCCCTGAGAAACCTGGAGATGATCTCTGATGAGATCCATGAGCGCAGACGCTCCTCAGGCATTGGCCCGCGGGAGAGAGGCGTAGGGGCAGAGGGTGACGGTGTCATTGGTGAAGACTTGTCTGCCTTCAAATTGGAGTCTGATGGAATTTCGAGTGAGTACCAGTTAACTTGTGCTTTAATATTCATTCAAGCAGAGCTATATATGTAGTAACTATGTACATAAGATATAGGATCAGtctattatacaatatataaatacactaataTAGATGTACAGATCCTTGTTCATTTCGATCAAAAAATCTAATGCTGACTTTAAACACACCAGGACGTTTCAGAGTCTGTCACCTTGTCTGATCTTTCCTCCCTGTCTTTTGCAGTGGCATCTGGCTCCTATGAGGATGAAAACTGCAGCACCAGTGCCATGTCAGAAGAAGACTCAGAGACTCAGTCCAACAGTAGCTTCAGTTCTGGGCCAAACAGCCCTCTGGACTTGGCCTGtcctttctcctcctcctcgtcctcctcctctgGCTCTCCAACCTCCACCTCCCCCACCCCTTCCTCTCGCCCCTGCAGTCTGGACCTGCCCAGCACGGTCTCTTTGTCTGATTTTAGCCTGATGTCTCCCATCCTAGGGCCACGCAGCGAATGCAGCGGCGCCTCCTCCCCCGAGTGCGACCTAGAGAGAGGTGAGATATTCTTAGATACGTTTATGTTGACGGATTGGACCCAAATACCGCTGCACTTGCACGTGAGGGATTGTATTAAGACTTGCTCTTGTTTCTCCTGTGAGACAGtgtcatttttcttgttttcctgCCTGTTTGCACCTGTGCCCTCAAGAGGGGTTCATTAATCTCACTGATGGATTGCAGGGTGGTGTTTTAGGGGTGGTTTTGTTTTGCACaactaatacatttatttggtaaaattttattttaaggagggctgtttatttaacacattaattttagtcgaataaatatatagaagaattatgaaatgacatttttgtacatgtattatgactgcatttcatgaaatttaaagatgtagtagttaatattactatataatgataaatgtgtataagaatatttcttttctatatgtatgttatatttacatgcatttacctAATTCAACAtaaccttattctacatccctaatcctacccaaaatCTAAACTTaccaactaccttactattaataagcagcaaattaagaagtTGTTAATAGTTAACAGGTGTTATCAAAATTTCttctataatatttatattatagaaataaaaaaaagtgatagtAATTCTTACTGTattgtaaaatagtttttgttacaatgcaatatttttgaattgcatctatttgtatatgcattatatatttttaagaatgaatccatttttatattttaatttaaagaatttagtatgtatgttatttagaatacacaatttaataaattcaaaaataataattgttgtttttactattaatcttattctttatttttttaatttttttttctattttgctcTGTAACAAATGTGGTTGATTTTAACTGGGTTAACCTTTTGCATACAGGTGACCGAGCAGAAGGTGCTGAAGCCATACTGGACAACGTTCTCAATAACAACAGCATCAGCAACACTAAAACAACCTTTGGCCTGGATAGCCGTTTCCGCCTGCTGTCTCTAAAACTTAGCCGAAACGAAAGCAGAAAAGGCGCTGGCCGAGATTCCCTGGGTCTGGCTCAGCACCCCTCCCCAGCCACAATCCTACTGGAGTGACTGCAATGCAATGCATCCGATGCATTCATCCACATTCAGCGCGAAAGGCACTGGCAGCCACCCGTCCTCCACTTCACCAGTGTGTCATCCCAGCCCATTCCTCTCACTGTCTAGAATGTTCCTCTAACTTTCAGACTGAACTTTGCCTCAATCTCACGGGTGTGAGAAAAGCAACCCGTGACACATGTGCTGAGGAGACAAATCTGCCACTGGAGGGGCACAGAACTGAGTTAAGCTTTGAAAAGAAGACCAACATCTCTGTAAAACACAATTAACGTTCCAGATCTAGATGGTATCTGAAGATGGCGTAAGCACTTGTCAATTAAGGAGCACTTGTCTTTTTACTTGTATGCGTAAGAGATTCATTATGATGTAGAGTTTATGCCGCTGGTAACGTGTTTGTAACTGTGTGATGGAAAAAATATACAGTCATTTGTGTGGCAGTGTAATGTTTCAACAGTTACCGAGTTCTTGTATATCTAGGACATCTGTGCATGCTCTCGCTTCAGCCTCGTGCTCTACAGACTTGTCTGCATGTCCTACACAAAGACATCCATCTTCAAAACGGACTCAAGAGCTTCAGAGGAACTTCTGCGCTGTAACAGTGACTCACAAGGATGTGAAGCCAGCTACCTGCATCACAGGTCACCACCTCAGAGTCATCCAGGTACCTGCAGCAGCTACAGGCTGATCCACACCGGTCACTTTCACCTTCCTCCGCAAGCCAAATCCACCGCATGCCGCCCGATGCTCTCTCTATGTAAAGAACAATCATTGTTTTGagaataaatagaaaaagagCAATAGATTCACAATGCCGTTGTGGAAGACTAATAGTTCAGGAAGTAGCATAAAAGGCTGGATCTACTGTACTTGCACTGAGGCTTATGGGAATGATTGGATCCCTGTGGGGGTCTTGCTGCACTGATGAAGAGGACAATTACTGAATGCTTCATCCAGCTTCTGCGTGCAGTAGCCACTGATTTTGAGACAGACGGCACAGCTTCAGGTCTAGTCGGTAGGctgtgtgctgtttttgtgtgaCCTTGTGTcttgtctctttttctctgtaggttttttttttttttttttttcagtcttttcaaACGTTCTTCTCCCGTTTGTCTAGTTGGTTCTTTGGTTACTGTCGTTTTGAGAACCTACGGTGAGGAAAGAAACCTTGTAGCagtgtttaaatgatttgtgGCGTTTAACTTGGTCTTTTGTTGTTGACGAAGCTTGTGAaattttcaaactaaaataaaatgttacctgAAATGAAGCCTgatgcattgttttaaaatgaacctAACGCATGGATGTTCGTATAACGTTGAAAACACAAACGGCAAGATGTTATATCTAATATATTCAACTAAAAATGGTGATATTTAGAGTAGTATTACCTTTTACCATcgtaaagctgcagtccgtaacttttggcgctctagcggttaataacaacagcagcaaaagaGCCGGGTCTACTTCCTCCGTTTAAATCTGACAAATTACCGAGGTATAGTgcgaatataaacacttattataggtGTACCGTAGCGATTCAGGACACGCTAAAACACGGTTTGGAAACTTGGATTATTGTACGtggtttattatataaattttgtaGATTTTGAACAAAAAGTTACGGACCGTAGCGACTGTCAACGATTTAATATTTAGCCACATATCAAATCGAAGACGTTACGTAAAAAAACCTGCGCTTTTTCAATTGATTAATTTGGATTTTGAAGAGGCAGACCAGCCATGCTTTGAAGATTTTCCActctactgttcaaatgtttgatgTCAGTAAGAAAGTGATTGATTtatcaaattatataatattgtaaaatgtaatttattcctttgatggcaaagctgaattctcagccgccattatttcagtcttcagttCAAATACaaaggtttctatttcaaataaatgctgtaacattttaattacatttactctttcttttgatAAATCTAACGCACCCTTGCtggaaaaaaaggtttcattgGCTAAAAAATATAACGCAGGCAAAAATATAAACCAAGCACCTGCCAAATGgataatgtaaatgtgaaaatcaacaacaacaaaaaaaaaaaatactgaaagacTTAATGGTCATATTGATCGTTAGTATATGTTATCTAATAAAACCttgtaaaaatgttactgaggtacaaacaacaacaaaaaaagtgacgTCTCATAACATACCTTTTTTTAtctgcaaataaatacattagagCACATGAACGAAAATGTAAGCAATCCCCATCACATTCGATCAAAAGTTTAAGATGTAAGAACATTCAGGTCATTGCCGTTATGTTCTGTAAACATACAGTACTCTGTGCTGGTGGCAAATTGACATTTGATGCACATGAATGGAGATAAAAGCTAAAAAcgaaacaaacataaaaaaagcatttatatagaTGCGTATCTCTTTTCCTTCTGATGAAAGTGCACTCGTTCTGTGTCTGCTGAAGAGAGAAGCCCTGCAACTTGGAAGTCTTTCTACCTGGACATCAGTGAACAGACCAGAGGAAGAGCCCTTGGTATGAAGACACAGAAATAGATCCCTCTGATCTATCATCAGACATCATTAATATACATCCCTGTTTTATTGCAGTCTcctgagtggaaaaaaaacagtcatttcaGGTCaagtctacacacacacacacacacacacacacacacgacttcAAAAGCAACTTTGGACTGCAGAACTCAAAGGAGTGTGTTTTTGGCTGATTGAACACATGTCCTCCAAGCATGGCCCTGCAACGGCGCAGGAGTCAGAGCAGTCGTACACTATCTATCACAAGCTAACATGATAAATATGGCACTATGTCAGGTACCATCTGTGGGCGGTGCTTATTTATTTCTGGAAATGAGCATATCCATGCTTTCGTGAGCAATATGCACTGTCTTGAGCATCTTTAGCAGAAACAATCCGTTGAGCCGATGATCTGGGACTCTTATTGCAGCTGAGAAACCCGAAGCGGAGTGGCACTGCCGAAGTCCAGGAAGAACGGGCCTTCCTGTTTGGGCAGGAAGGTAGTGGGGGTGACATTGTAAATTCCGGCAGGCAAGTTCTCGACCTCCATATAACAGAAACCGCATCTGAGGATAAAGACATGAAAATCAGTTATATAGGATAGCATAACAAAACTTTAACAAATATGATAGAACTATGCTAGAACCATTGCAGACCATCAACAAAGATAACAGCCATGCTAATGCTTTCAGGATGAGACAAATCATAAAATATAGTTTTCCTCAAACATATTCTGCAGTCATATGACAGCTTTATAAATGATCAGCTATCCCTGACCTAGTTTTCTGAGTGAGACGAGGGCTGTGCTTTTGAAGCATTCGCACGCTTAAGCTAAAGTGGAAAACAGGCCAGCTGACTCTTGGTAAAccaaaatataatacacaagGTTATATTCAAAATAGCACGCTGATGCTACTGTATTAGTTTTGCTACTATTTTTGTTGCCTTATATGGGTCTGGGCAAATAAATACTCAGCCGTTTAAATGTTTGGAGCCAGtaagccatttatttttttggaaaggcAAAATACTTTCATtgagcaaggatgcatttaaagaattgtaacaatataaaataaatatttaaaccttctactcatcaaagaatcctcaaATCAGCgtaacaattatttataaaggaTCAGaatggagtaatggctgcttatAAATTCAGCTTCACCATCAAAGGTATAAACGgctttttaataacataataaaatacaaaactcttattttaaatgacagtaaTATGTCAcaattttaccatttttaatatattttgtttaaattaatgaagctttggtgagcaaaagaaactttccaaaaacattttaaaagttttaaaaagggaCATTAGcttttctaatttttatttattttctttactcaaaagcaaaaaaatgtttttttttataaacatttttatcttaCAGGTGATAAAAATGGAGGTTGTGTAGTTGTGACATTTAGCATACTAC is part of the Puntigrus tetrazona isolate hp1 chromosome 16, ASM1883169v1, whole genome shotgun sequence genome and encodes:
- the sh3bp5b gene encoding SH3 domain-binding protein 5b, which encodes MDSSDKENRSDEEFESPEEEEVDPRIQGELEKLNQSTDDINRCETELEDARQKFRSVLVEATLKLDELVKKIGKAVEESKPYWEARRVARQTQLEAQRSTQDFQRATEVLRAAKETIALAEQRLLEDDKRQFDSAWQEMLNHATQRVMEAEQIKTRSELLHKETAAKYTAAMNRMKQLEKKLKRTICKSKPYFEMKAKYYLQLEQLKKNVDDLQAKLTQAKGEYKSALRNLEMISDEIHERRRSSGIGPRERGVGAEGDGVIGEDLSAFKLESDGISMASGSYEDENCSTSAMSEEDSETQSNSSFSSGPNSPLDLACPFSSSSSSSSGSPTSTSPTPSSRPCSLDLPSTVSLSDFSLMSPILGPRSECSGASSPECDLERGDRAEGAEAILDNVLNNNSISNTKTTFGLDSRFRLLSLKLSRNESRKGAGRDSLGLAQHPSPATILLE